A stretch of Sphingomonas sp. JUb134 DNA encodes these proteins:
- a CDS encoding aspartate carbamoyltransferase catalytic subunit, translating into MHISDHSPAAQIPGGAVFPHRHLTGIEGLQPHEILFLLDEAEQWVEANRSRAQSDRRLEGITQINAFFENSTRTLLSFEIAGKRLGADVVNMHAAQSSVKKGETLIDTAVTLNAMRADVIVIRHSASGAVKLIAGKVDCPVLNAGDGWHEHPTQALLDALTIRRRTGAIAHRKVVICGDMLHSRVARSNILALTTLAAEVRVVAPSTLMPAEIERMGVTPFTDFDAALEGAEVVMMLRLQNERMNGGFIPSTREYHMRYGLTSERLKRAAPGALVMHPGPMNRGVEITSEVADDLERSAITEQVEMGVAVRMACLDVLTRRSRGVEGWA; encoded by the coding sequence ATGCACATTTCCGATCACAGCCCCGCCGCCCAGATCCCCGGGGGCGCGGTGTTTCCGCACCGCCACCTGACCGGCATCGAGGGCCTCCAGCCCCACGAGATCCTGTTCCTGCTCGACGAGGCGGAACAATGGGTGGAGGCGAACCGTAGCCGCGCCCAGAGCGACCGTCGGCTGGAGGGCATCACCCAGATCAACGCCTTCTTCGAGAATTCGACGCGCACGCTGCTGTCGTTCGAGATCGCGGGCAAGCGGCTCGGTGCGGACGTCGTCAACATGCACGCCGCGCAGTCGAGCGTGAAGAAGGGCGAGACGCTGATCGACACCGCCGTCACGTTGAACGCCATGCGCGCCGACGTGATCGTCATCCGACATTCCGCCTCGGGCGCGGTCAAGCTGATCGCGGGCAAGGTCGACTGCCCCGTCCTCAACGCCGGCGACGGCTGGCATGAGCATCCGACGCAGGCGCTGCTCGACGCGCTCACCATCCGCCGCCGCACCGGCGCCATCGCCCACCGCAAGGTCGTGATCTGCGGCGACATGCTCCACAGCCGCGTCGCCCGCTCCAACATCCTGGCGCTCACCACCCTCGCCGCCGAAGTGCGCGTGGTCGCCCCCTCGACGCTGATGCCGGCGGAGATCGAGCGCATGGGCGTGACGCCCTTCACCGACTTCGACGCAGCCCTCGAAGGCGCCGAGGTCGTGATGATGCTCCGCCTCCAGAACGAGCGCATGAACGGCGGCTTCATCCCTTCCACCCGCGAGTATCACATGCGCTACGGCCTCACCTCCGAACGGCTGAAGCGCGCGGCGCCCGGCGCCCTCGTCATGCACCCCGGCCCGATGAACCGCGGCGTTGAGATCACCTCCGAGGTCGCTGATGACCTTGAGCGTTCGGCGATCACCGAACAGGTCGAGATGGGGGTCGCCGTCCGCATGGCCTGCCTGGACGTGCTGACCCGGCGCTCGCGCGGCGTGGAGGGCTGGGCATGA
- a CDS encoding dihydroorotase: MTLAFVNATLVCPANGVSSGTLLVEGDRISAVGDVAVPEGAERIDVRGKLLAPGIVDLGVFAVDPAAFRAGGIVRIGLMPDQSPVLDDPGIVERAAKAGKPDLWIHPIAAATRGLAGTDLAEMATNASAGARAVATGRRWIGDSGVMRKVLRYARDCGLTVIAHAEDGGLAGGAVATEGETASRLGLPAAPSMAEALAIARDLMLVEETGAAIHFRQVTTAAGFDLVRRAKARGLPVTCGITPAHLLLSDNTLNDYRTFAHLSPPLRSEGDRQAALAAVRDGTVDVLCSGHDPRGPEEKRLPFTDSSEGMAGAETLLAFGLGLVRDEVLTLDRLFALLAVNPARVLGIDTGTLAAGSPADLVIADADAPWLISAERMAAKAGNTPFDGLPVQGKALKVMKGGRFL, translated from the coding sequence ATGACCCTCGCCTTCGTCAACGCGACGCTCGTTTGCCCCGCCAACGGCGTCTCCTCCGGCACGCTGCTGGTCGAGGGCGATCGCATCTCGGCAGTCGGCGACGTGGCGGTACCCGAGGGTGCCGAGCGCATCGACGTGCGCGGCAAGCTGCTCGCCCCCGGCATCGTCGACCTGGGCGTGTTCGCGGTCGACCCGGCCGCCTTCCGCGCCGGCGGCATTGTCCGCATCGGGCTGATGCCCGACCAGTCGCCGGTGCTGGACGACCCTGGCATCGTCGAGCGCGCCGCCAAGGCGGGCAAGCCCGACCTGTGGATCCACCCGATCGCCGCCGCCACGCGCGGGTTGGCGGGCACCGACCTCGCCGAAATGGCGACCAACGCCAGTGCGGGGGCGCGCGCGGTCGCGACCGGCCGCCGCTGGATCGGCGACTCCGGCGTGATGCGCAAGGTGTTGCGCTACGCCCGCGATTGCGGCCTTACGGTCATCGCCCACGCCGAGGACGGCGGACTGGCCGGGGGCGCAGTCGCCACCGAGGGCGAGACCGCCAGCCGGCTTGGCCTGCCCGCCGCGCCATCAATGGCCGAGGCGCTGGCAATCGCCCGCGACCTGATGCTGGTCGAAGAGACCGGCGCCGCGATCCACTTCCGCCAGGTCACCACCGCCGCCGGCTTCGACCTCGTCCGCCGGGCCAAGGCGCGCGGGCTGCCGGTCACCTGCGGCATCACTCCCGCGCACCTGCTGCTGTCCGACAACACGCTGAACGACTATCGCACCTTTGCCCATCTCTCGCCGCCGCTGCGGTCGGAAGGCGACCGACAGGCCGCACTTGCCGCGGTGCGCGACGGGACGGTCGACGTGCTGTGCTCGGGCCACGACCCGCGCGGGCCGGAGGAAAAGCGCCTGCCCTTCACCGATTCGAGCGAAGGCATGGCCGGCGCGGAAACGCTGCTCGCCTTCGGCCTCGGGCTGGTCCGCGACGAGGTGCTCACGCTCGATCGCCTGTTCGCGCTGCTCGCCGTCAACCCGGCGCGTGTGCTCGGCATCGACACCGGCACGCTGGCGGCCGGCAGCCCCGCCGACCTGGTGATCGCAGACGCCGACGCCCCCTGGTTGATCTCGGCCGAGCGCATGGCCGCCAAGGCCGGCAACACGCCGTTCGACGGCCTGCCGGTGCAGGGCAAGGCATTGAAGGTCATGAAGGGCGGCCGCTTCCTCTGA
- a CDS encoding SPOR domain-containing protein → MLRSRALFSVGASALLLGAGCSTSGSGDPAVASDAAGARSPSRIDKLVNKAEVAIAEHRGSAAVKYAEQLVALSPSDPAHRALLAHAYLQAGRFASAAQAAGDALALDPREPRAALDLALAQTALGDWTAARATLASYAEVLRPADRGLALALAGDPIGGAVLIGEEARGAGASATARQNLALALALGGRWAEARAVAAVDLTGDELERRMREWMAFVRPTTSSQQVATLLGTEAVADPGQPLALALVRPAAAAPVAVAQAPAPVEVEQAAATPASGVRFAPRQEIVQPIAARVAVSHEAPRRIEAAAPARGRYYVQLGAHEDAAVARDAWETARRRYRALAGLTPSGVEARVGDGRFYRLSVGGFARPEAVALCERLHAQGGRCFVRAEAGDRVAAWVARERQVAAR, encoded by the coding sequence ATGCTGAGGAGCCGTGCCCTGTTTTCCGTGGGCGCGTCCGCCCTGTTGCTGGGCGCCGGATGTAGCACCAGCGGCTCCGGCGACCCGGCCGTGGCGAGCGACGCTGCAGGGGCGCGCAGCCCGTCGCGGATCGACAAGCTCGTCAACAAGGCGGAGGTCGCGATCGCGGAGCATCGCGGCTCGGCTGCCGTGAAATACGCCGAGCAGCTGGTGGCGCTGTCGCCTTCCGATCCCGCGCATCGCGCGCTGCTAGCCCATGCCTATCTGCAGGCGGGTCGCTTCGCCTCGGCCGCGCAGGCGGCGGGCGATGCGCTGGCGCTCGACCCGCGCGAGCCGCGCGCGGCGCTCGACCTGGCGCTTGCACAGACGGCGCTCGGCGACTGGACCGCGGCGCGGGCGACGCTTGCCAGCTATGCGGAGGTTCTGAGACCGGCGGATCGCGGGCTGGCGCTGGCTCTGGCGGGCGATCCGATCGGCGGGGCGGTGCTGATCGGCGAAGAGGCGCGCGGCGCTGGCGCCAGCGCGACCGCGCGGCAGAACCTGGCGCTGGCGCTCGCGCTGGGCGGGCGCTGGGCGGAGGCGCGTGCCGTGGCGGCCGTCGACCTGACCGGCGACGAGCTCGAGCGGCGGATGCGCGAGTGGATGGCGTTCGTACGGCCGACGACCTCCTCGCAGCAGGTGGCGACTCTGCTCGGTACCGAGGCGGTGGCCGATCCGGGGCAGCCGCTGGCGCTCGCGCTGGTGCGCCCGGCTGCGGCGGCACCGGTGGCAGTGGCGCAGGCGCCCGCGCCGGTAGAGGTGGAACAAGCCGCCGCAACGCCTGCCAGTGGTGTCCGCTTCGCACCGCGCCAGGAGATCGTGCAGCCGATTGCCGCGCGCGTGGCGGTTTCGCATGAGGCGCCGCGGCGGATCGAAGCGGCCGCGCCCGCGCGGGGGCGCTATTACGTGCAGCTCGGCGCGCATGAGGATGCGGCCGTGGCGAGAGACGCCTGGGAGACGGCGCGACGTCGCTACCGGGCGTTAGCAGGGCTCACCCCGTCCGGCGTGGAGGCGCGGGTCGGCGATGGCCGCTTCTATCGCCTGTCGGTGGGCGGGTTCGCGCGGCCGGAGGCGGTGGCGCTGTGCGAGCGGCTGCACGCGCAGGGCGGCCGCTGCTTCGTCCGCGCCGAGGCGGGCGATCGGGTGGCCGCCTGGGTCGCTCGCGAGCGGCAGGTCGCCGCCCGCTGA
- a CDS encoding SPOR domain-containing protein, with amino-acid sequence MRAKLFLGTAALLLLGQPAFADVKDGVDAWTRGDFARAVKEWRGPALKGDPDAQFNLAQAYKLGRGVPADLAQAEQWYAKAAAQGHPQAVTNYGLALFQNGRRQEAVKWLEQSAARGEARAQFVLGTMLFNGDAVSKDWVRAYALMTRASSSGLPQASQTLAQMDKYVSLQDRQRGLEMARTIEAQAARAPVTATAVAAAAPTAAAAPARTAAAAPPRTAPAMPAPVRTASAPAPVRTAPAAAATTVAARPATVASPRPATPTAATATSGGWRVQLGAFRESGGAQALWSQVRAKFPGRTPEYVQAGAVTKLLVGPYASSAEATRACSAVKSCLPVKR; translated from the coding sequence ATGCGAGCCAAGCTTTTTCTCGGGACCGCAGCCCTGCTGCTGCTCGGCCAGCCGGCATTTGCCGACGTCAAGGACGGGGTGGACGCCTGGACCCGCGGCGACTTCGCCCGCGCGGTGAAGGAATGGCGCGGCCCGGCGCTGAAGGGCGACCCGGACGCCCAGTTCAACCTCGCGCAGGCGTACAAGCTCGGCCGCGGAGTGCCCGCCGATCTCGCCCAGGCGGAGCAATGGTATGCCAAGGCAGCCGCCCAAGGCCATCCGCAGGCGGTGACCAACTATGGCCTGGCGCTGTTCCAGAACGGCCGCCGCCAGGAAGCGGTCAAGTGGCTCGAACAATCCGCCGCCCGCGGCGAGGCGCGTGCGCAGTTCGTGCTCGGCACCATGTTGTTCAACGGCGACGCCGTGTCGAAGGACTGGGTCCGCGCCTATGCGCTGATGACCCGCGCCTCCAGTTCGGGGCTGCCGCAGGCGTCGCAGACCCTCGCGCAGATGGACAAGTACGTCTCGCTCCAGGATCGCCAGCGCGGGCTGGAGATGGCCCGCACCATCGAGGCGCAGGCGGCACGCGCGCCGGTGACCGCCACCGCGGTCGCTGCGGCAGCGCCGACAGCAGCCGCGGCCCCGGCGCGCACCGCCGCTGCGGCACCTCCCCGGACTGCACCGGCGATGCCGGCTCCGGTACGGACCGCATCAGCCCCTGCTCCTGTGCGGACGGCACCCGCGGCGGCGGCGACTACGGTGGCCGCTCGCCCGGCTACGGTGGCGTCCCCCCGCCCCGCGACGCCGACCGCCGCTACCGCCACCAGCGGCGGCTGGCGCGTCCAGCTCGGCGCTTTCCGCGAGAGCGGCGGCGCCCAAGCCTTGTGGTCGCAGGTCCGCGCCAAGTTCCCGGGCCGCACGCCCGAATATGTCCAGGCCGGCGCTGTCACCAAGCTGCTGGTCGGCCCCTACGCCTCCAGCGCAGAGGCCACGCGCGCCTGCTCCGCGGTCAAGTCCTGCCTCCCGGTGAAACGCTGA
- the serB gene encoding phosphoserine phosphatase SerB: MFIATLIAAERIGAGDISAAADRLAAAGCAPSAVAWIEEGRAADVPFAHGPDLARGVLEGAFAGTDVVVQPAEGRAKRLLIADMDSTMITVECIDELADYAGIKPQIAEVTERAMRGELDFAAALDARVALLKGLGEDAIERCLAERVRITPGAEALVKTMRANGAETILISGGFTRFAEPVARQIGFGRAIANRLMIADGVLDGTVAKPIVDSATKEATLVEAVATLGLDPAGTLAVGDGANDLAMIRRAGLGVAFRAKPIVAAAAGARIDHGDLSALLYAQGYARDRWVLD, from the coding sequence ATGTTCATCGCGACGCTGATAGCAGCCGAACGCATCGGCGCAGGCGATATTTCGGCAGCGGCGGACCGGCTGGCGGCGGCGGGCTGTGCGCCTAGTGCAGTCGCCTGGATCGAGGAAGGACGCGCGGCGGACGTGCCGTTCGCGCACGGGCCCGATCTCGCCCGCGGCGTGCTGGAAGGCGCCTTTGCGGGCACCGACGTGGTGGTGCAGCCGGCGGAGGGCCGTGCCAAGCGGCTGCTGATCGCCGACATGGATTCGACCATGATCACGGTCGAGTGCATCGACGAACTCGCCGACTATGCCGGCATCAAGCCGCAGATCGCCGAGGTGACCGAGCGGGCGATGCGCGGCGAGCTCGACTTCGCCGCTGCGCTGGACGCGCGGGTGGCGCTGCTCAAGGGATTGGGCGAGGACGCGATCGAACGCTGCCTTGCCGAACGTGTGCGGATCACGCCGGGCGCCGAGGCGCTGGTGAAGACGATGCGCGCCAACGGAGCGGAGACGATCCTGATCTCGGGCGGCTTCACCCGCTTTGCCGAGCCGGTCGCGCGCCAGATCGGTTTCGGTCGCGCGATCGCCAACCGGCTGATGATCGCCGACGGCGTGCTCGACGGGACGGTGGCGAAGCCGATCGTGGACTCGGCGACCAAGGAAGCGACGCTGGTCGAGGCGGTCGCGACGCTCGGGCTCGATCCGGCCGGGACGCTCGCGGTGGGCGACGGGGCCAACGACCTGGCGATGATCCGCCGGGCCGGGCTGGGGGTCGCGTTCCGTGCCAAGCCGATCGTGGCCGCGGCGGCGGGCGCGCGGATCGACCATGGGGATTTGTCGGCGCTGCTTTACGCGCAGGGCTATGCGCGGGATCGCTGGGTGCTGGATTAA
- the miaA gene encoding tRNA (adenosine(37)-N6)-dimethylallyltransferase MiaA: protein MVHTPLPKVALIAGPTASGKSALAIAVAERHRGTVINADSAQVYRDLRVLSARPSAEEEARVPHRLFGHVDGGEDYSAARWAAEARAAIDATLAEERLPVLVGGTGLYLRTLLDGIAPVPEIDPAIRAEVRALPVAEAHAALARLDPQAAERLRASDTTRVARALEVVRSTGRPLAEWQAAREGGIAGRIDPVPLILLPDRAWLVERCDRRLEAMFGGGAVEEVAALLAREDLSPDAPVRRAIGVPQIAAFLRGEISREQALAESRLATRQYAKRQYTWFRNQPPADWRRADAMESCDSEGFFEQKLSN from the coding sequence ATGGTGCATACCCCTTTGCCGAAGGTCGCGCTCATTGCAGGGCCGACCGCCAGCGGCAAGTCCGCGCTGGCAATCGCCGTCGCCGAACGCCACCGCGGCACCGTCATCAATGCCGACTCCGCCCAGGTCTACCGCGACCTGCGCGTGCTGAGCGCCCGCCCGAGCGCCGAAGAAGAGGCGCGGGTTCCCCACCGCCTGTTCGGCCATGTCGATGGCGGCGAGGACTATTCCGCCGCCCGCTGGGCCGCAGAGGCGCGCGCGGCGATCGACGCGACGCTGGCCGAGGAACGGCTGCCGGTGCTGGTCGGCGGCACGGGCCTGTACCTGCGCACGCTGCTGGACGGCATCGCCCCGGTCCCGGAGATCGACCCGGCCATCCGCGCAGAGGTTCGCGCGCTCCCCGTGGCAGAGGCGCACGCCGCGCTCGCGCGCCTCGACCCGCAGGCGGCCGAGCGGCTGCGCGCGAGCGATACGACGCGGGTGGCTCGGGCGCTGGAGGTGGTGCGCTCGACCGGCCGGCCGCTCGCCGAGTGGCAGGCCGCGCGCGAAGGCGGCATCGCCGGCCGCATTGACCCGGTGCCGCTGATCCTGCTTCCCGACCGGGCGTGGCTGGTCGAGCGCTGTGACCGGCGGCTCGAAGCGATGTTCGGAGGCGGCGCGGTCGAGGAAGTGGCGGCGTTGCTCGCCCGCGAGGACCTGAGCCCGGACGCACCCGTGCGCCGCGCCATCGGGGTGCCGCAGATCGCCGCCTTTCTCCGGGGCGAAATCAGCCGGGAACAGGCACTTGCCGAGAGCCGCCTCGCCACGCGCCAATATGCCAAGCGCCAATACACCTGGTTCCGCAACCAGCCGCCCGCCGACTGGCGCCGCGCCGACGCGATGGAATCATGCGACTCAGAAGGTTTTTTTGAACAAAAGTTGTCCAACTAG
- a CDS encoding acetolactate synthase 3 large subunit, with protein sequence MVEKSGAEILVEALVDLGVELVFGYPGGAVLPIYDALFKQSKIRHILVRHEQAATHAAEGYARSTGKPGVVLVTSGPGATNAVTGITDALLDSIPMVVITGQVPTGLIGTDAFQEADTVGITSHCTKHNYLVKNPERLGSVVHEAFHIATSGRPGPVVIDIPKDVQVATARYSAPGPIQHKTYRPQVEPDAAAIEAAVEMLAAAERPIFYTGGGIINSGPEASQLLRELVAITGAPVTSTLMGLGALPASSDKWLGMLGMHGTYEANLAMNQADLIVCLGARFDDRVTGRLDAFSPHSRKIHVDIDRSSVNKNVRVDLPIVADCGRALAAMIELWKARAYPTPDLSEWFARIAGWRAKHCLDFEDRADEIMPQRAIRALYEATKHRAPIISTEVGQHQMWAAQHFGFEAPNKWLTSGGLGTMGYGLPAAIGAQLGDPDALVIDIAGEASIQMNIQELATATQYRLPVKIFILNNEYMGMVRQWQELTYSGRYSESYSESLPDFVKLAEAYGWKGIRIEHPDDLDAGIDAMLAHDGPVVVDCRVSKLANCFPMIPSGAAHTEMILWASEVSGEMDDEAKALV encoded by the coding sequence GTGGTCGAGAAAAGCGGAGCCGAAATCCTGGTCGAGGCGCTGGTCGATCTCGGCGTGGAGCTCGTGTTCGGCTATCCTGGCGGCGCGGTGCTTCCGATCTATGACGCGCTCTTCAAGCAGTCGAAGATCCGCCACATCCTGGTCCGCCACGAACAGGCGGCGACCCATGCGGCGGAGGGCTATGCCCGCTCGACCGGCAAGCCCGGTGTCGTGCTGGTCACCTCGGGTCCGGGCGCGACCAATGCCGTCACCGGCATCACCGACGCGCTGCTCGATTCCATCCCGATGGTGGTCATCACGGGCCAGGTCCCGACCGGGCTGATCGGCACCGACGCGTTCCAGGAAGCGGACACGGTCGGCATCACCAGCCACTGCACCAAGCATAACTATCTCGTGAAGAACCCGGAGCGCCTGGGCTCGGTGGTGCACGAGGCGTTCCACATCGCCACCTCCGGCCGCCCCGGCCCGGTCGTGATCGACATCCCGAAGGACGTGCAGGTCGCAACCGCGCGCTACAGCGCGCCGGGCCCGATCCAGCACAAGACCTATCGCCCGCAGGTCGAGCCCGACGCGGCCGCGATCGAGGCGGCGGTCGAGATGCTGGCCGCGGCCGAGCGCCCGATCTTCTACACCGGCGGCGGCATCATCAACTCGGGGCCTGAGGCGTCGCAGCTGCTGCGCGAGCTGGTGGCGATCACCGGCGCCCCGGTCACCTCCACGCTGATGGGCCTGGGCGCGCTCCCCGCGTCGTCGGACAAGTGGCTGGGCATGCTCGGCATGCACGGCACCTATGAGGCGAACCTGGCGATGAACCAGGCCGACCTGATCGTCTGCCTAGGCGCCCGTTTCGACGATCGCGTCACCGGCCGGCTCGACGCGTTCAGCCCCCACAGCCGCAAGATCCACGTCGATATCGATCGCTCGTCGGTGAACAAGAACGTGCGCGTCGACCTGCCGATCGTCGCCGATTGCGGCCGCGCGCTCGCAGCCATGATCGAGCTCTGGAAGGCGCGGGCCTATCCCACGCCGGACCTGAGTGAATGGTTCGCCCGCATCGCCGGCTGGCGCGCCAAGCACTGCCTCGATTTCGAGGATCGCGCCGACGAAATCATGCCGCAACGTGCGATCCGCGCGCTGTACGAAGCGACCAAGCACCGCGCGCCGATCATCTCGACCGAGGTCGGCCAGCACCAGATGTGGGCCGCGCAGCACTTCGGGTTCGAGGCGCCGAACAAGTGGCTGACCTCCGGCGGTCTCGGCACCATGGGCTACGGCCTGCCCGCGGCGATCGGCGCGCAACTGGGCGATCCGGACGCGCTGGTGATCGACATCGCCGGCGAGGCCTCGATCCAGATGAACATCCAGGAGCTGGCGACCGCGACCCAGTATCGCCTGCCGGTCAAGATCTTCATCCTCAACAACGAATATATGGGGATGGTCCGCCAGTGGCAGGAGCTGACCTATTCGGGCCGTTATTCCGAGAGTTACAGCGAAAGCTTGCCGGACTTTGTAAAGCTGGCCGAGGCCTATGGCTGGAAGGGCATCCGCATCGAACACCCGGACGACCTCGACGCCGGGATCGACGCGATGCTCGCCCATGACGGGCCGGTGGTGGTCGACTGCCGGGTGTCGAAGCTCGCCAACTGCTTCCCGATGATCCCCTCGGGCGCGGCGCACACGGAGATGATCCTGTGGGCGAGCGAGGTATCGGGCGAGATGGACGACGAGGCCAAGGCGCTGGTCTGA
- the ilvN gene encoding acetolactate synthase small subunit, translating to MHIKEEVRERHTLAIIVDNEPGILARIAGLFTARGYNIESLTVTDISEDDLISRITIVTSASAPVMEQIIAQLERLVPVHKVVDLTALGPHVERELALVKVVGSGEHRIEALRLAEVYRARVLDATISSFVFEVTGGTGKVDTFIELMREVGLVEVARTGIVAIARGREAA from the coding sequence ATGCACATCAAGGAAGAAGTGCGCGAGCGGCACACGCTCGCCATCATCGTCGACAACGAACCCGGCATCCTGGCGCGCATCGCCGGGCTGTTCACGGCGCGCGGCTACAACATCGAGAGCCTGACCGTCACCGACATCTCGGAAGACGACCTCATCAGCCGCATCACCATCGTCACCTCCGCCTCCGCGCCGGTGATGGAGCAGATCATCGCCCAGCTCGAGCGGCTGGTGCCGGTGCACAAGGTGGTCGACCTGACCGCGCTCGGGCCGCACGTCGAACGCGAGCTGGCGCTCGTGAAGGTGGTCGGCTCGGGCGAGCACCGCATCGAGGCGCTGCGCCTGGCCGAAGTCTATCGCGCGCGGGTGCTCGACGCGACCATCTCCAGCTTCGTGTTCGAGGTGACCGGCGGCACCGGCAAGGTCGACACCTTCATCGAGCTGATGCGCGAAGTCGGCCTGGTCGAGGTCGCCCGCACCGGCATCGTCGCCATCGCCCGCGGCCGCGAAGCCGCCTGA
- the ilvC gene encoding ketol-acid reductoisomerase → MRVYYDRDADLNLLSNKKIAILGYGSQGHAHAQNLRDSGVQNIAIALRPGSPSAKKAEDAGFKVLPNQEAAAWADILMILAPDEHQAAVYDADIKGNLRPGAALAFAHGLNVHFGLIEPPADVDVIMIAPKGPGHTVRSEYVRGGGVPCLIAVHQDASGNAHDIALAYASGVGGGRSGIIETNFREECETDLFGEQAVLCGGTTALVQAGFETLVEAGYAPEMAYFECLHELKLIVDLMYEGGIANMRYSISNTAEYGDIKTGPRIITEETKKEMKRVLADIQSGRFVKDFVLDNRAGQPELKASRSAAKRHQIEQVGSELRAMMPWIGANKLVDKDKN, encoded by the coding sequence ATGCGCGTTTACTATGATCGCGATGCCGATCTGAACCTGTTGTCGAACAAAAAGATCGCGATCCTGGGCTATGGCTCGCAGGGCCATGCCCATGCGCAGAACCTGCGCGACAGCGGCGTGCAGAACATCGCCATCGCGCTCCGCCCCGGCTCGCCCAGCGCCAAGAAGGCCGAGGACGCGGGCTTCAAGGTGCTGCCGAACCAGGAAGCCGCCGCCTGGGCCGACATCCTCATGATCCTGGCGCCCGACGAGCACCAGGCCGCCGTCTATGACGCGGACATCAAGGGCAATCTGCGTCCCGGCGCGGCGCTCGCCTTCGCCCATGGCCTCAACGTCCACTTCGGCCTGATCGAGCCGCCGGCAGACGTTGACGTCATCATGATCGCCCCCAAGGGTCCGGGCCACACCGTGCGCTCCGAATATGTCCGCGGCGGCGGCGTCCCCTGCCTGATCGCCGTCCACCAGGACGCATCCGGCAACGCGCACGACATCGCGCTCGCCTATGCCTCCGGCGTCGGCGGCGGCCGCTCGGGCATCATCGAAACCAACTTCCGCGAAGAGTGCGAGACCGACCTGTTCGGCGAGCAGGCGGTGCTGTGCGGTGGCACGACCGCGCTGGTCCAGGCCGGCTTCGAGACGCTGGTCGAGGCGGGCTACGCCCCCGAAATGGCGTATTTCGAGTGCCTGCACGAGCTCAAGCTCATCGTCGACCTGATGTACGAGGGCGGCATCGCCAACATGCGCTACTCGATCTCGAACACCGCCGAGTACGGCGACATCAAGACCGGCCCGCGCATCATCACCGAAGAGACCAAGAAGGAGATGAAGCGCGTGCTCGCCGACATCCAGTCGGGCCGGTTCGTGAAGGACTTCGTGCTCGACAACCGCGCCGGCCAGCCCGAGCTCAAGGCCAGCCGCAGCGCGGCCAAGCGCCACCAGATCGAGCAGGTCGGCAGCGAACTGCGTGCGATGATGCCCTGGATCGGCGCCAACAAGCTGGTGGACAAGGACAAGAACTGA
- a CDS encoding YceI family protein: MRMPLILAGAALVVATPLVAQQMAIPGTTDVSRVTGGTYKTDPGHTLIGWRVNHLGFNDYFGIFGDAEGTLVLDPKQPAAAKLDITIPVNKLTTASAGLTKHMMSKDFFNAETTPTARFTSTAVKVNGTRAAITGNLTLNGVTKPVVLNARFTGAGANPMSKKETIGFEADAVLKRSDFNMTYGIPAVSDEVELDITVAFEKA, translated from the coding sequence ATGCGCATGCCCCTGATCCTTGCCGGCGCCGCCCTTGTCGTCGCCACCCCGCTCGTCGCCCAGCAGATGGCGATCCCCGGCACCACCGACGTCAGCCGCGTCACCGGCGGCACCTACAAGACCGATCCCGGCCACACGCTGATCGGCTGGCGCGTGAACCACCTGGGCTTCAACGACTATTTCGGCATCTTCGGCGACGCCGAGGGCACGCTGGTGCTCGACCCCAAGCAGCCGGCGGCCGCCAAGCTCGACATCACCATCCCGGTGAACAAGCTCACCACCGCGAGCGCCGGGCTCACCAAGCACATGATGAGCAAGGACTTCTTCAACGCGGAAACCACGCCCACCGCGCGCTTCACCTCTACCGCGGTGAAGGTGAACGGCACGCGCGCGGCGATCACCGGCAACCTGACGCTGAACGGCGTCACCAAGCCCGTGGTGCTCAACGCCCGCTTCACCGGCGCCGGCGCCAACCCGATGTCGAAGAAGGAGACCATCGGCTTCGAGGCGGACGCGGTCCTCAAGCGTTCCGACTTCAACATGACCTACGGCATCCCCGCCGTGTCGGACGAGGTCGAACTCGACATCACCGTCGCCTTCGAAAAGGCCTGA